CAGAGGGAGGAAATTGGGCCAAAATGTCTGTTTTTTGTGATTTATGTACAGATACAGAGGTCACCAAATGCAGGAGGGCACCTGAGGGGGTCCTGCTCGCCAAGGGGAAGATGAGGGATGGCAGAGCTCCTGGGTGCTGCTTTGGACTGGAAAACACAATGGCTGCTTTATTAATAGATGTAATTACAACACTGATTAAGGAAGGTGTGGGATGAAGGATTTCTGACCAGGGTGACAGGTTAAACTGTGCAGAGAAAGACAGGAGATGATTTCTCAGCTCCATCTCTGCCTCAGAGAACAACCAAACCCAATTTCCCCTATTTTTGAAAATCCTGGATCCATCATTTTACCAAATGCTGCCCAATCCAGGgcttgcaaaacaaaacaccccaaaacctgaagGCAGCTCCTCATCCCCTCTGAAACCCAGACCTAAACTCACACACTAAATcatgatggggtttttttggggggggatatTTTACTGAACAGCCACACAATGCTCCCAACCAGCTTGGGGAAAAGcccaccccaaaataaaggaCTCACACTGGGAAGTAGAGCAGGCTGTGATTTACTGGGACAACAACAACAGAGAACACGACTGTGCCGAGGCAaagctgcagcacctgcagcaccacGGAGCATTGGGACACTGGGGACCTGGAGAGGTGACACCAGAGCAGAGACCAGAGAGGTTCTCATGGTCCTGGGGACCTGGAGAGGTGacaccagagcagagatcagagagGTTCTCATGGTCCTGGGGACCTGGAGAGGTGACACCAGAGCAGAGACCAGAGGGGTTCTCATGGTCCTGGGGACCTGGAGAGGTGACATCAAAGCAGAGACCAGAGGGGTTCTCATGGTCCTGGGGACCTGGAGAGGTGACACCAGAGCAGACCAGAGGGGTGCTCGTGGTTCTGGGGACCTGGAGAGGTGACatcagagcagagatcagagagGTTCTCATGGTCCTGGGGACCTGGAGACGTGACACCAGAGCAGAGACCAGAGGGGTTCTCATGGTCCTGGGGACCTGGAGAGGTGACACCAGAGCAGACCAGAGGGATGCTCAAGGTTCTGAGAACCCAGAGAGTTGACACTGAGAGCAGAGACCAGAGGGAAGCTCCTGGAGACCCGAGAGAGGTGAAACCAGAGCAGAGACCAGAAGGATGATCCTGGGGCCACACAGGGACTGGAGACCAGAGGGATGCTCATGGTCCTGGGGACCTGGAGAGATGACACGAAAGCAGAGACCAGAGGGGTGCTCATGGTCCTGGGGACCTGGAGAGGTGACATCAAAGCAGAGACCGGAGGGATGCTCAAGGTTCTGAGAACCCAGAGAGCTGACACTGAGAGCAGAGACCAGAGGGATGCTCATGGTCCTGAGGACCTGGAGAGGTGACACCGGAGCAGAGGGCAGAGACCCCTCATGGTCCTGGGGACCTCAGAGAGGTGACACcggagcagagagcagagaccCCTCATGGTCCTGGGGACCTGGAGAGGTGACaccagagcagagagcagagaccCTTCATGGTCCTGAGGACCTCAGAGAGGTGacaccagagcagagatcagaggGATGCCCATGGTCCTGAGGACCTTGGTGAGGTGACACCAGACCAGAGAGCAGAGAAGTTCTCGTGGTCCTGGGGACCTCAGAGAGGTGACACcggagcagagagcagagaccCCTCATGGTCCCCAGCACTGGtttccctcctgtgtcacccccagacacacagacacgAGACAGAAGCCTGCTGGGACAGGCAAGGCTGCTACATGCCAAGGGAGGGAGCAAAAGGCAGCGGGTTCCAGAAGCCCCTCTGTAGGCACTTGATCCCTCAATCCTGGGCACCCTGGCTCTGCCTGTGAAGCTCCAAAGGCACACGTTGGCTGCAAGGGATCTCACAAACTCCTGCTGGGATTGCAGAGGGCCTGAGGGAGCCCAGCACCGTGTGGATGTGACGGGGTTTGGTCCCAGCCTCCAACTGGCTCGGTTTGTTTGTGCGTGGCTGGGCTCAATCCgcctggctgggacagagggGCTGCTCTTCACGTGCTCATTGCCAGCCCAGATTCCCTTTGATCCATGAGATGAGCGTTTTGTCAGACCTTTGCCTTCTCTGAAAGCCATCTGAGatggcaggagccaggcaggagcctcaggaaagcagagatcctgggctgaggggctgcagtGGGGGCTTGGCAGTGATTCAGGGCTGGGAAGAGGCATCTAAACAAGGACAGAGCAAGTGGAGCAGGGCAGAAGATCTGCTCTGGAAATTGGGCTGAGACCAGAAGAAACCAGGATCAGAGGGAACTGCTGTAGCTGGAAGTGCTGCTCcagttgaaaataaaaagcatctaCTGCAGGCAGTGGAAGGTTCCCTCCCAGGGCAAAATCCCGACTGCTGAGTGCAGGATTTTGGCCAGgctgctctgtttgcagagtttGCTCTGATAAACACAcacatccctgcagcagaggagtTCAGCTCCTTGGAGACATTCCCTTAAGGATAaatccctgctcctgtgccctCACTAACCCACCCaagcttcctcctcctcctcctcctgctcttaCACGCTGCCTGGGTTGTAGCACAGCAGGTTGAACTCCAGCTTTTCATCCCAGTGCCGGAGCAGCACAAAGAGCTGCTGGGCTGCGGCTTTCACGGCGGCCAGGCTGGATCCCTGCGGGAAGTCCTGCCTGCTCAGCCACAGGCTGGCTTTGGCAGCCACCAGCTCCCACTCGATGAAATAGgaagctgagctgtgctccagccaGGCCAGAGCCACAGCCGTGGCCCAGAGCATCCCCTCGGGCTCcgtctgctgctgcagctgcgCCTCGCAGAGCAGATCCTGCAGCTCGGAGCCGccgctgtcccagccccaggcagcgGCAGCCTGGCACTCGGCAGGGGAGGAGAAGCTGCGGATGGTgatggcaggaggggacagatcCCTCTGGGCTCTCAGGGCTCTGGAGATGCTCTCGGCCGCGCTGCCCGACGAGTGCCGAGGGCGGCCGGTGCTCCCCAGCGCTGCTCCCCGAGTGTCTGCGGCAGTGGGACCCTTCCCCTGGCCCttggggagctgcagctgctggctggagttcagggctTTGTGCTCCGAGGAGGGATTGCTCCTCTTGCTGCTGTAGGAGCCCGAGGGGCTGAGGGACAGGCGGTGGCAGGCGAAGGGCGATGTCCACTTCAGCTTCTCCATGGGGATGCTGACGGCGTCGCAGAAGGATGAATTCAGGAGGAAGGCACCGCAGGccagctgcagggacacctgcaAGGGAGGGTGGGCACAAAGGGAAGCTCTGGCACACCAACCACTTGTGGGTAGCTCAGGAAAAAGGCATGTGTGGATGAAACAGCTCTCCATCTCTGAGCAGGGCACTGGACATTGTCAGagacagcaggaggaagatttgGGGGATCCTCCTCTGCTCCCACACAACCCCAGCGAGAcccagggaggagctgctcaCCAGGGGAAGGTAGTCCATGCTCTCATTGTCACCCTCAGAGCTGGCTTCGCTCCCTCTGCTCGGAGATTTACTCATGAAGCCTTTGGCAGCTCGAACCAGCAGCATGGTTTTATTGAGGGTCAGCCTGTCAAAGGATGGAAAGGTGTCTGTGACCTCTGTGCCCATCCTGACACCCACCCTTCTCCTCCAAaaccatccctgctccccagacACTGGCACCAGGCTcagtcccagctccagctgctgtccTTGGGGgtccctcctctccccctgGCTCGTGTTCACATCACACCCACGCAGGTGAAAGGCACCTGCTGAGGTCAGAGGAAGGTCGAGCTGGCTCCTACCTGGCAGCAAAGAGCCTCTCGATGGATTTTTGGGCTTGGGCAGAGGAAGCAGACAGGCTGTGGAGCGGCCCTGGGAAGAAACACAGTGCTGGGGTTACAAGATGCTACAGGGGAGCAAAAGGGAGCAGAGTCAAGGTGTTGAAACATGGGCTTGTTTGGCTGCTGAATCTTTGGCACAACCCTTCCTCTCCCCTTGCCTCATTTTTCCTACATGGATAATAAAATTCCCACAGCTCTTAAAAATGAACCTGGGGGAGATTTATACCAAAAGCCACATCAGGTTCCATCCTTTGCACCTCAGAATGAGTCAGGCCCTGTGCTCACAAGCCTAGTTTTAGgtcatgaattttaaaaaaaattccccaaaactcaGCAGAAGCCCAAATCACTCAATGAATGGAGCAGCACCAAGTGCCAGCAGCTCTTTCCCTACCTTCAGGGCCACGGCAGCGCTCCCAGGCAGATGAGGAAGGGGTGCTGGAGGGTGAGGGGCTTCTCTCCTCAGCATCTGCAACCGAGGAACCACATCAGCATCAGCACCCAGCCAAAAGCAGCACCCTCCTCCCACGGCACCATGGGGTTAATGAGCCTCTCTGTTAACTCAGCTCCGGCTCTGACAGCGCCAGACAAGGTCCCATCCAACTCGTCTTCATTAGTGGAGGATTTGGTGACAAGCGAGTGTCTCACATCCCCCCTGCCTCTAATTACAGCCGTTTCATCCCTCGTGTTATCCGCGGCACGGCTGCCAATTAACTCCCAGGCATTGTCAGCAGCACCACCTGCCGTTTCAGGCTTTGGGGGGAAATTGAAGCTTCCTCACCATTTAAGGAGATGAGCCCCAGCCTGACACATGTCTGGTGAGCACCTTATGCAAAGGGGAAGGTAGAATTTAAAAAGATCAGAGAAGTTGTCCCAAAGCACTGAGATCTCTAACACCAGGGAGGAGATAAATCTTACTCATGCTGTAAAATCTGTAGTCTCCATTCTGGCCACAGGCTGACTGAGGATGTCCAGGGGAACAGCCACGATGCCTTCTGTTTCCTGAACTCTTCTGTTTCCCCTGGTTGCCCTGCTTGGATGTTGCCCCTTGGCATGAGAGAAGAGAATGGCCAGTGTTAGAGAGGGATTGGCACATGCACAATGGCAATGAAACCACAGAGTGAGCTTGGTCAGGAACTGGAGTGAcaggaatggcttcaaactgcaAGAGAGTAGGTTCAGATGGGCTACAGCAAAGAAATTCTTTGatatgagggtggtgaggccctggcacaagttgcccagagaagctgtggctgatttatctctggaagtgtccaaagccaggctggagcagcctgggatagtggaggtggtggcagggggtggaatgggatgagctttaaggtctcctccaacccaaaacatgatgtgattctgtgatcaccTCTGGGCATCCAGACCTCAGAGGAGACTTTTTCCCTGGATGTGGGAAGAGATTCTTGCCACCAAGAGCTTGGCTGTGAGTATGGATCTGGTGCCAAATTGTGCTGAGGTTTCATAGGGTTTGCCCTGAGAGAAGTTCCCCAGTGACACCTTCCCTGCCAGGAGAAGGTTCCattacctgtgtgtgtgtactggagcagggtgggcaggTAGGAGCTGGTGCTGAGGTCCACAGGCACGAAGGCTGTGTACTTGCTGATGACATTACAGGCCTTGCTGGTGTGGACAGCGTTGAGCTGGAAGCGGCGCCCAGACCCTGCCATGggagggacagcggggtcaGGGTCCTTGGGCCACGTGGGATCCCTCACACCCAGCTCCCAAACCCCCTCCATGCTTGGGGATCCATGGCCAGCAGGGGCTGTATCCCTGTATCCCTCTAAACTCTGCCTGCTGCTACTCCTGCTCTTATTTCACATgtgacaggggtgacacaggacacgtgtggctgctgctggagctggatgtCACTTCCCAGCTCCAAGTGACCAGCTCCTTAAAAATAACCATGTTAAGCATGCAGGAAGCagaggaatcacagaattgtggAGGATACAGAGTCAGAAGGGACcctcaaggatcatcaagtccaatccCTGCTCCTGAGGAGTGGGGAGGAACATGAGCTCGGGAATAACCATGTGCAGCAAGGCTGCTGAAGCAGGAGAGCACAAGGCAGCTGAAGGGGGCTGTTATTTGGGAGCTGTGTGAGACATTCCCTAATAtttcaccagcagcagcttttgttttcactccagaggctgctgaaactgctggaaAGCCTTTCTGAGGCCAGGCAGGGTCTGCCTGAAGCCAGCTGTGCATTACCATGCTCGATTTCACACTCCCTCTCGGCGAGCTGCTCGAAATCCTGGATGAGTGACTTGGCTGCCAGGTGGTGGAAGGTCTCACTCCACAGGTCTGTGTCACCATCCTCCCGGCTCTCCCGCTCCCGGAACAGAGCGTGGATATCAAATGTGACCTCCCACTGCACGGGCTCGTTGTTCCTCAGCCCTTTCACCACTGCCTTGCAGAGGGTCCTGGGGGAGCTcggggagctgcaggcagcgCTGATATCCAGGTCCTGGGGCTCCCAGTCGGAGGAGGTCTCTGTCTCAAAGGTGAGGGATGGATGCTGGGCAGACTctgcagagaggggacaggcagATCATTCATCACCTCCCTGGGAGCTGAATTCCCCACTGGCACCACAAAACAGTAATGAATCCTTCCCAATTTTCACAAGCTGGCACGGGGCACCACCAAACCCTGGCACGGACAGGTGAGGCTGGCCATGCCTCCCCCTCTTCCAGTTACCCAAATCCCCGGGGCTCCGGCTGTCCGATGAGGAGCGCAGGCTCGAGATGGCATCCAGGGCTTCCAATCCCCTTGCTGGGGCTTCCTGCAGcccttctggcagtgctggggagttGGGATCATGGCAGAAGGAcacacagctgtgctggagcagggctgggcgCCGGGCGCCTGCACCACGGATCCTGGAGGCAGAGCCATGAGGGATGGCCGGGAGGGGCTGTGAGAAGAGCAGATGTTAGGGCTGGATCCAGCTGCAGCCaatggcacagagctgctctgtgccctctgATCCTGTTTGTTCTATGCATGGACCCGCTCTGTGCCCTCTGATCCATGCATGGACCCGCTCTGTGCCCTCTGATCCCATCTGATCCATGCATGGACCTGCTCTGTGCCTTCTGATCCTGTTTGTTCCATGCATGGACCTGTTCTGTCCCCTCTGATCCATGCATGgacctgctctgtgccctctAATCCCATCTGATCCATGCATGgacctgctctgtgccctctAATCCCATCTTTTCCATGCATGgacctgctctgtgccctctgATCCACGCATGGACCTGCTCTGTCCCATCTTTTCCATGCATGgacctgctctgtcccctctgatCCATGCATGgacctgctctgtgccctctAATCCCATCTGATCCATGCATGGACCTGTTCTGTGTGCTCTGatcctgcctgctccctgctcagACCTGTTCTGTGCCCTCTGATCCTGTTTGTTCCATGCATGgacctgctctgtgccctctgATCCCATCTGATCCATGGAtctgctctgtgtgctctgtcTTCTCTGATCCATGCATGgacctgctctgtgccctctgATCCTGTCTACTCCCTGTTCAGACCTACTTTGTCCCCTCTGACCCATGCATGgacctgctctgtcccctctgatCCTGTTTGTTCCATGCATGGACCTGTTCTGTCCCCTCTGatcccctctgctccctgctcagaCCTGTTCTGTCCCCTCTGatcccctctgctccctgctcagaCCTGTTCTGTCCCCTCTGatcccctctgctccctgctcagaCCTGTTCTGTCCCCTCTGACCCCATCTGCCCCACCCCAGTGAGGGATGCAATCACACAGGTCCTTCCCTCTGCCCATTCCTGGCTGGGATCCGTGCCCAAAGCCCTCCACCAGAccttggggtgtccccaggggaccCTGGCCCCAGAGGCTCCTTCCCCAGACATCCAGAAGGTGAAATATGAGTTTCATCCCTCCAGATATTTTAATGACTTCACTTGGGAaccaaagaaaagaagagagacagaaagatCAAGGACCAGTTGCTTAGTAACGAAAGGAGAGAGGCGCAGGGGATGGGAGAAAggaatttttatctttttatctatttttttttttttttgagactgTTTCACCACTTTCAGGAGACATGAATCCCCCACCTCTGGTGCCACATCCCACACAGATGCTCCCCTCTGCAAGGTCTGGGtttcatccctgtccccagggctaTGGGAAGATCCGTGTAAAACAAACTCTGAATTCCTAGGACATCACCAGCAAAGAACAAAGGTGGCAGAAAGTGGTGCATAGAAGGATACTTTCTCAGAGTGACAGACAAGAATACAacctccaccaccaccaccaccacctgaATTTTGTTGTTCTATAACAAAATTACCAGCAAAATAACCAGCAAAACTGGGAGCCAGGCGGCTCCAGGCACGATTTACCGAGCTAATATTGACACATCCTGCCAGACCCTTCCCGTTCCAAacctgctccttctcctgcccAAGCTCTCCTCCCATCCAAAGGAagccagctgggaatggagctgggggtTTAAGCTGCCCGTGGCTGGCACTGACCTTTCCCTCCCAGCATGGCAAGCGTGGAGATGAGCTGAGGGCTCGGCTTCACACCCCTGAAAATGTCaagccctggcagcaggactgggagagctgctgggagccctggcagcaggagggatAGCAAAAGCAGGCTGCATTTAATTAAGAGCAGGCTGCATGCTGTTAACCATTTAGTGCCCTCCAGGAGGGAGCCAGTTCTGCCCCTGCCCACATGctgaggatgctctggggaCCTTCCCAATGCAGGGAGTGTTGCCAGTACCCCTAAAACCTGCTTGTTCTTGGTCACTCATGCTGTTCACCACCCTCACTGCTGTAGCCTGAGAACAGAGGTCTCATCCCTCCCTGTGGAGCCCTTTGCCCCCTCAtcttccctcccagccctcacCCAGTGATCTCTAACCCACAGCAGAGGGGAAATGAAAGTCCCTGACATCCCTGCTCCGAGTTTCCATGGGAACACAAGTGCTGCTGgtcctcccagccctgcagatgctgactgcagagcagagcatccCAGCAATGCCAAGGATGAGAGAGAAAACTACCCCTATCCTTCCCACAGATCACTTGGAAAACCTGCCCAAAATTccacctgctgcaggcaggggacaAAACCCTGTTCAGCAGCTGTATCATCACACAGGTTCACATCTCATCCCAGTGCTGAGTAAGGCTGCAGATCCAGCTGGGACTCTGCTTTGGCACCGAATTCCTTTTCCCTGCCGGGCACAGAAGTGCCACAGCCATGAGAAGAGTTTGAATCCTAAATTGTAGGGGGATAGGAAGGACCAGAGGAGCGGGGAGGTGAAGCACAGGCCACTGAGGGGAAGTGGAACAGGGAAAAAGCAGGCTCCCATGAGGAGGAACTGCTATGGGATATCAGGATGGCACTCTGCTCCCTGCTTGGCTCGTTTCCCCAGCGTTTGTGATGTGCTGCAGAGCTCTATTATCTCAATTATCTGTATCTATTATCTATATCTATTATCTGTATCTCTATTATCTATACCTATTATCTATATTATCAGTATCTATTGTATATATCCATTATCTGTATCTCTATTATCTATTCCTATTATCTATATATCTTGTATATATCTCTATTATGTATTATCTATATTATCTATATCTATGGTATATATCTCTATTATCAATTATATATCTCTCTTATTTATATCTCTATTATGCATTATCTATATCTATGGTATATATCTCTGTTATCTATATCTGTGGTATATATCTCTATctctattatatatttctataaTCTATATCTCTATTATATATctctattatatatttctataaTCTATATCTCTATTATATATCTCTATTATCTATATCTCTATTATATATATCTATTATCTATATCTCTATTATCTATATCTCTATTATATATCTCTATTCTTTATATCTCTATTATATATCTCTATTATCTATATCTCTATTATCTATATCTCTATTATCTATATCTCTATTCCTATATCTCTATTATATATCTCTATTATCTATATCTCTATTCCTATATCTCTATTATATATCTCTATTCTTTATATCTCTATTATATATctctattatatatttctattatCTGTATCTCTGTTATCTATATCTCTATTATCtatatatattatctatatCTCTATTATATATCTCTATTATCTATATCTCTATTATATATCTCTATTCTTTATATCTCTATAATATATCTCTATTATCTATATCTCTATTATCTATATCTCTATTATATATCTCTATTCTTTATATCTCTATTATATGTCTCTATTCTTTATATCTCTATTATATATCTCTATTATCTATATCTCTATTATCTATATCTCTATTATATATCTCTATTATCTGTATCTCTATTATCTATATCTATTAtctgataaatattttagaattaGTGTGAGTCAGGCCCTTTCCCTCAGGCCCTTATCCACCTGATATTTTCCTGCTTCTCCTCTCTGGTTTCCCCCTGCAGGCAAAGCCTCTCTGGGAATTTCACCTACCTGGAAATGCAGCTGCCAGGGCtcggggctgagctgctgcaggtccTGCAGGTGGCTTTTTCGGAGGGGGTTTTtcagcagggcagtgccaggatCGCTGGCTGTGGGCGCCTTCCTGCGAGGCTCACGGTCGGAGATTTGGGTGGTGCTGTACGCCCTTCTCCTGGCCAGAGCCTTCACATCCCTTCCTGAACCGTGGGAGAGAGGATCAGCTCCACTCCAGGGTGGGATCAGCCAGAAACACCCCCCTGGCTCAAGGTGGGAGGCAGGGAGCCCTCCCCAGGGTCCTGCCAAAGCTCAGGGGGACACACTCAGCCCTGAAAAGTTTTAAACAAAGCAACCAAACcacaaaaggaaacaagaaacaCTCCAGATTCCTGGGGATGTCAAGAGAGCAGGTTGGGAAGGTTTTGTCTGAGGAGTTTTCAGCCAAAAAAAGCCTGACTGCATttccccaaacctccctggaGAAGACAAAGGGTTTGCTAATGAAATTTAATTAGTGCAGACACGCTCCTGTCAGAGCAAGACTAAAATTTGCCTTGGAAAGACACGATTTCTCATTGCTTTTGACAAGTTTGAGGGGATGCACAGAACAGCTCCTCTTGGAATAAAAGGGAAGAACATCCCATGAGTAACAGAGGtttccccagctccagggtgCAACCAGCTGCTTTATGCCAAGTGCTGCTGACACAAACACCCAGCCAGGCCGTGCTGGGGAGGAGTGACACCCTGGGGAGAGGGATTTGGATCCATTCCCCCCTCTCCTGACTTCCCAGGAGAAATCAGGAGAGCTGACTTCTGTTTTGCAGGTACAGGGATGGTCTAGCAGAGCTAGACTCACTCCTCTCCTCCTCACACCGCTTGGGAAGCTTGTAAATAATTATGTGGTCAAAGCTAAAGCTGCTTTGAAAATCTCCAGGGAACCCAGCTCACCAGGGCTTCCCTTGATTTCCTGACAGGTTTGGATAAAACATCCAAACCAAACAGACTTGCTCAAGCCTCAGGAGATCTGTCATCTATCCTGCAAACTCCTCCAGCTCTTTGCAGCTGAAGACATGTATAAATcaggcaaaaacaaaaaaaaaaattgggggagCAGTGACAGGAGCTTGATTAGAGAAAAATCTTGATTAGAGGAAAAGCTGACCCGTGTCCGTGTCCGACTCTCCCCCAGGATCTCTGCCCACGCCCAGGTGCTCGGGGGAGCGCTCCTCCGAGTCTCTGGAGTGATTCCAGCTCTCCAagcctgctccctcctcctgggagtgaaagaaaacagagctgcCCGACTCCTGGGAATGCATCATGCTGTACCGCCGCCTCTTGTCCTGGGGGGAAGCACAGAGAGGGAACAGGTCCCAGCACCGTGTCTGTCCAGCGGCTCCCAGCTCAGACAGGCTGCACCAGCATCCTGagccactgctgctccccaaaatcccacccatcACCTCCCTtaaggacacagctggggagcaggagaCACCCCCTGACTGTGCACAGAGCCAAGACTCTCATGTACACCCCCCAATCCTGGGGCAGCCCCATGGACTCACAGATCTGGGGTTGGAGATGTACGGGGAGGTGTCGCAGATGACCCCGTAGCTGAGCAGGCGGTCACCAGGgaacaggcagctgctgctgacagggGACACCAAGGCCTCAGTGCTCTCAGGAAAGACCCACTCCACAGACACATCACTCAGGACCGGTGCCATCGCCTTCTTCAGCGAGCTG
The Poecile atricapillus isolate bPoeAtr1 chromosome 22, bPoeAtr1.hap1, whole genome shotgun sequence genome window above contains:
- the VWA5B1 gene encoding von Willebrand factor A domain-containing protein 5B1; amino-acid sequence: MPGLINRVTLSRLPLIASEVTSCVSGYAFGMTALLTYHNPDPQALEGLFVYPLDEGTTVVGFEAAVSRRTVTVQIKDKAKIDDTYLDSCSLPPGRAADGNGEGVEGHFPWLQYLACSNLCAGRIMMDEDLERIVFVANLGMIPPLESVSIFISTSSELQTLPSGVVRVLLPAVCVPRVPQPSLENTSSFSSHQLRTDKHLCGSGSPEQGSRFCLAQLLESEATNPFEYEFSFHLEIRGPCLLAGVESPTHEIRADADPAARSARSIVITLANKHTFDRPVEILIHPSEPHMPHILMEEGDMTPAEYERHLKGKNDFIKGTKKDPSAKKKTEIIRKRLNKDIPHHPVIMLNFCPDLRAVQPGLRKGQGEFIFLVERSSSMSGVSISRAKDALLVILKSLMPACLFNIIGFGSTFKTLFPVSQAYCEESLAMACQSIRRIQADMGSTNLFSPLKWVTRQPIHRGHPRLLFLLTAGAISNPGKVLELLRDHSCSTRCYSFGVGPNACRRLVQGLAAVSRGVSEFLAEGERLQPKMISSLKKAMAPVLSDVSVEWVFPESTEALVSPVSSSCLFPGDRLLSYGVICDTSPYISNPRSDKRRRYSMMHSQESGSSVFFHSQEEGAGLESWNHSRDSEERSPEHLGVGRDPGGESDTDTGRDVKALARRRAYSTTQISDREPRRKAPTASDPGTALLKNPLRKSHLQDLQQLSPEPWQLHFQPLPAIPHGSASRIRGAGARRPALLQHSCVSFCHDPNSPALPEGLQEAPARGLEALDAISSLRSSSDSRSPGDLESAQHPSLTFETETSSDWEPQDLDISAACSSPSSPRTLCKAVVKGLRNNEPVQWEVTFDIHALFRERESREDGDTDLWSETFHHLAAKSLIQDFEQLAERECEIEHGSGRRFQLNAVHTSKACNVISKYTAFVPVDLSTSSYLPTLLQYTHTGATSKQGNQGKQKSSGNRRHRGCSPGHPQSACGQNGDYRFYSMNAEERSPSPSSTPSSSAWERCRGPEGPLHSLSASSAQAQKSIERLFAARLTLNKTMLLVRAAKGFMSKSPSRGSEASSEGDNESMDYLPLVSLQLACGAFLLNSSFCDAVSIPMEKLKWTSPFACHRLSLSPSGSYSSKRSNPSSEHKALNSSQQLQLPKGQGKGPTAADTRGAALGSTGRPRHSSGSAAESISRALRAQRDLSPPAITIRSFSSPAECQAAAAWGWDSGGSELQDLLCEAQLQQQTEPEGMLWATAVALAWLEHSSASYFIEWELVAAKASLWLSRQDFPQGSSLAAVKAAAQQLFVLLRHWDEKLEFNLLCYNPGSV